In Leptodesmis sichuanensis A121, the following are encoded in one genomic region:
- a CDS encoding helix-turn-helix domain-containing protein, producing the protein MVTDGSMLEDLTDFIDSNPDARELKRAVAVQMFFKGYQHREIGESIGVSSGFISKWTGIYERLGVLGLKLGYPGSIGYLEPEQRQAVIAWLKRKNYWHLGELQAYIEAEYEVVFGSKQSYYTLFEQAGMSWKKTQPRNPKADPELVEKKPGD; encoded by the coding sequence ATGGTTACGGATGGTTCTATGTTAGAAGACCTGACTGACTTCATTGACTCCAACCCGGATGCGCGTGAACTCAAACGAGCAGTAGCAGTCCAGATGTTTTTCAAAGGGTATCAGCATCGAGAGATTGGGGAGAGTATCGGGGTGAGTTCAGGCTTCATTAGCAAATGGACTGGGATTTACGAACGGTTGGGGGTATTGGGGTTGAAACTGGGGTATCCCGGATCAATCGGGTATCTAGAACCGGAACAACGGCAAGCCGTGATTGCTTGGTTGAAGCGCAAGAATTACTGGCATCTGGGAGAACTGCAAGCGTACATTGAAGCGGAGTATGAGGTGGTGTTTGGCTCCAAGCAAAGTTACTACACCTTGTTTGAGCAAGCAGGGATGAGCTGGAAGAAAACGCAACCGCGCAATCCCAAAGCAGACCCGGAGTTAGTAGAGAAAAAACCAGGAGATTAG
- a CDS encoding transposase, with translation MEAHRQEIVSGGLVVFFEDECHLLWGDLCGYVWGKTNERIELPITNERLKQTYYGAIDLYTQRCLIQPMEKGNSESTIAFLKYLLAQCPTSRIALIGDGATYHRSQAVKDYLEWVNQGLDESDWKITCLRFAPNNPKQNPIEDIWLQAKRFIREYYHLCQSFNAVKFLFEFVTHRQVFNFAKLFTYGCFSQLI, from the coding sequence TTGGAAGCGCATCGGCAGGAGATCGTCTCTGGAGGCTTGGTGGTCTTCTTTGAGGACGAATGCCACCTGCTCTGGGGGGACCTGTGTGGTTATGTGTGGGGCAAAACCAACGAACGCATTGAACTGCCCATCACCAACGAACGCCTCAAGCAGACCTATTATGGAGCCATTGATCTTTACACCCAACGTTGTCTGATTCAGCCGATGGAGAAAGGCAATTCCGAGAGTACGATTGCCTTTCTCAAGTATTTGCTGGCTCAATGTCCCACCTCTCGGATTGCTCTCATTGGGGATGGGGCCACCTACCACCGTTCTCAAGCCGTCAAAGACTACTTAGAATGGGTCAATCAGGGACTCGATGAGTCCGACTGGAAAATCACTTGCCTTCGCTTTGCTCCGAATAACCCGAAGCAGAATCCGATTGAAGATATTTGGTTACAGGCAAAGCGATTTATTCGAGAGTACTACCATTTGTGTCAATCGTTTAATGCTGTTAAATTCCTCTTTGAGTTTGTGACTCACCGCCAAGTCTTTAACTTTGCCAAGCTTTTTACCTACGGCTGTTTCTCACAACTCATTTAG